A region of the Oceanihabitans sp. IOP_32 genome:
TAAATGTTACCTTGCTTATTTGAAATAATTATTAAGATTTAAAGGAGATATTTTGTTAATTAAAGCACTTCTGTTTATCAGTTCGTTAGATTCAAGTCTTTGTTCTTGATTCTAAAAAGCAAAACGGTCTTTTGTCTCTTATCGACATTAATGATTGTAATTTTATGTAATAAATAATTATTACATTCGTTAAACGGTAGATAATTAACTTAGCATCAAATCGTTTAGAGTTTAAGACATTAGCAACAAATTAATTCATAGAAAACCATGCTACAAAATCATATTGGTGAACTGGAAAAAAACCCAAAAAAGCGTAAATTTATATTATTAGAAATACCCATACGCCATAGATTATTAATAACTATACCGCAATTATTAATACTACTCTTTATTTTTATATTTTTTTTAGTACATCAGGCACCACGCTTCACGAATAACAGCGCCTTATTTATACAAGTGCCATTAGGGCTTGGCATTATACTTCTGGCTTATTTTGTTTATCGTCGCGTGTCTTTCCACAAAAATGAACACATTCATCAGCAAAAAAAGTATTATACTTTTGGTAAAGTAAAACCGTCGAATACTAAACAATTAGAAGCCCTTCAACTCATTGCCTTTTCACGATATTCAGATGGTTTTTGGACAGACAGCTTAGAACATGCTCCCGTAGAGGTAAGAGTTGACCACGTACCCAATTTCAGAAAAAAACTAGATTACTTTAATATAAAAACAAAAGAGGAGCTCATATCTGAATGGGCCGATGCTTGGGGCATGATATCCAAAACTAAATACGAAAAACTATACAACCAACTTTTAAATGGTCTTCATACCTCGCAATTTCTTTTAGACTACAGAGAGTATCCAGAATGGAAAAACAGATTATTGGAGTTAACCGAAATTTCTGAAGACTATTTCGACTCCTGCTTTAATACCTCGAGTGCACAACCACAAAAACTCATTTGGGCATGGGATTTATGGCGAGCAGTTTTATTGAGTACCGCTGCCTTTGAATGTGGTTTTATTACAGAAGAAAAGGCTTGGCAGAACATATACAAAGCATCAGACCTCTCACACTTTCTATTTGATAGTATTGATGATTTTTACACCAATATGCGCTTGGGTCACGCCTATTGGTGTAATAACGAAAAACAAGTCTTCGAGCGAACCTCTCAGGTAAATGCCTTTTTAAACCCCAAAACAGGAAATGAACGTTTAGTACACACCGTAAATTGGACGTCCATTAAAAACATAGATTTACCGCATCATATGGCAGACAACTTTAAATCGTTCCTTAAAGACATAGACGACAACAATACACCAAGCAAAATAGGATTTAACAAAAACCAATAACAAATGCAGCCAAGGTAAATTTTTGTTTTTCCTGCAACATTTGCCAAAACCCGAAATACAAAGCACTGCAAATCGGTTTTAAATTCGAGCCACTCTAGTTTAGATTATAATACAAGTATTTTCTGGCTACCACAATTATTTTGTTTAGCTTCTTGTAAAAAAATCACTGATGTTATGTTGGTTCGTTTTTTTGCAGTATCAGTAAAATCTAAATTAAAGACTCTATATAAATTATTCGTTTTCGTTTTATATTATTACTTTAGTTCAAAATTTTAAACTATGACAAAAAAGAGCATTCTTAATAAAAAATCTATGGATTTTTTAGAGAAATATTTAAACAACGCCGCACCAACAGGTTACGAATGGACAGGGCAAAAACTTTGGATGGATTACCTAAAACCCTATGTAGACGAATTTATTACAGATACCTATGGCTCCGCAGTTGGGGTAATAAATCCAGAAGCAAAATACAAAGTGGTTATTGAAGGGCATGCCGATGAAATTTCGTGGTATGTAAACTACATTAGCGACAACGGCTTAATTTATGTCATTAGAAATGGCGGAAGCGACCATCAAATTGCACCGAGTAAAGTGGTTAATATCCATACTAAAAGCGGAATTGTAAAAGGCGTTTTTGGCTGGCCAGCGATACACACGCGCGACAAATCTAAAGAGGAAGCGCCAAAACCAGAAAATATTTTTATTGATTGCGGCTGCAAAACTAAAGAAGAAGTCGAGAAATTAGGGGTTCATGTAGGTTGTGTGATTACTTACCCAGATGAATTTCACATTTTAAACAAAGACAATTTTGTGTGTCGTGCTTTAGACAACAGAATGGGTGGTTTTATGATTGCCGAAGTAGCGCGATTACTTAAAGAAAACAAAAAAGAACTGCCTTTTGGATTGTACATCACCAACTCCGTTCAAGAGGAGATTGGCTTACGCGGTGCAGAAATGATTACCCACACCATTAAACCAAACGTGGCTATTGTTACCGATGTAACCCACGATACCACAACCCCAATGATTGAAATGAAAAAAGAAGGGCATTTGGAATTAGGCAAAGGGCCTGTAATCGCTTATGCCCCGGCGGTACAACAAAAATTACGCGATTTAATTACAGATACTGCTGAAGCTAAAAAGATTCCCTTCCAACGTTCGGCCCTATCGAGGGCGACAGGAACAGATACCGATGCCTTTGCTTATAGTAATGGCGGTGTAGCCTCGGCTTTAATCTCATTGCCATTGCGCTACATGCATACCACGGTTGAAATGGTGCATAAAGAAGATGTTGAAAACGTTATTAAACTCATTTACGAAACCTTACTTAATATAAAGAGCGGCGAAACGTTTAGCTATTTTGAATAAAACCAATACAGAAAGCACCATTTAAACGTGGTGCTTTTTTATTATCATTAGGGCGTTACCACAAGGGTCGGGCTTTCCGCTATATCTTTTTTTTACGTCATAGCGAGGAGCAAGCGACGTAGCTATCTTTTAAATTTTAGTTCTAAGCTAGGTATGGTTTTAGCTTTAAAAAAAAGGATGCCGCATCAATCCCTAACGCAACCCAGCATACCCATTAAAACATGCTCAATAAAAACCAACAACATGGACGAAATTATTGATATTGTAACTTCCAACGGTAACCCAACTGGAAAATCTGCACCCAAATCAATTGTCCACCAAAAAGGCTATTACCATAACACGGCACATGTGTGGTTCTACACAACAAATGGCAAAATTTTACTATCGCAACGCTCGTCTAAAAAAATACTTTACCCCTTACTTTGGGATGTTTCTGTAGCCGGCCATATAGATGCTGGCGAAACCATTAAACAAGGCGCTATTAGAGAAATTAAAGAAGAAATAGGTTTAGAGGTTTCTGAAGATGATTTGAATAAAATTGGGGTTTTTAATTGTTTTAAATCCTACGATAATGGTATTTTAGACAACGAATTTCACCATACCTTTATTTCCAATTTAAAAGTCTCACTATCTCAATTAACCATTCAAGCTGAAGAAGTTGAAGCCCTAAAACTAGTCTCAACAAACAACTTCAAACGGCTTTTAAATACTATTGGTAACAACAACAATCATTTTGTAGCTTCAAATAAATCGTATTACGAAACTGTGCTTCACCATATTGAGCAGGCCATGACAAGAAAATAAAAAAAACAATAAGCCAGTCCGTCTCATAGACTTAAACATTCATAAAAAATCACTAGTGTCCGTTTAAAAATATTATAATGCTATCAATTCTTTTAAAATTTAGAACTTTGCACGTTTTTTAAAATGTCACCTTACTTATTTGAAATAATTATTAAGATTTAAAGGAACTATTTTGTTAATTTAAAGTACTTCTGTTTATCAGTTAGTTAGAATCAAGTCTTGGTTCTTATGTCTATTAGCGAAGCGGTCTTATGTCTTTTGTAGAACATTAATGATAGAAAATAATAAAGCGTTTTATAATGCTTATATTTACATGAAAACAATTTCATAAACTTATGAGTCAAACTTTCAAAACCAACGTTAATGCTACTTTCGATTTTGAAATTAATAAAGATGCCGTTTCCAATCTTGACGTCATTCAAATTTCAGACTCCAAACAACATGTTATTCATCAAAATACTTCCTATCATATAGAAATTCTGGAGTCAGATTTCAATAATAAATTCTACCAAATAAAAGTAAATAACACGCTTTATAAGGTTTCTATTTTTAATGATTTGGATATTTTAATAGACGACATGGGGTTTTCTGTAAGCGCCTCTAAACAAGTAAATTTTATAAAAGCTCCAATGCCTGGCTTGATTTTAGACCTACGTGCTCAAGTAAATCAAGAAGTCAAAGAAAATGACACTTTAATCATTCTTGAAGCCATGAAAATGGAGAATATGATCACTTCACCACGAGATGGTATTATCAAATCTATTGCCGTGAAACAAGGTGATGCCGTAGAAAAAAATCAATTATTAATTGAGTTTGAATAGCCAAGAAAATAATTTGAAAATATTCTAAATAAACCTTAAAAATTATGGGGAGATTTCGGCCTTCGAGGAAATGAAAAAAACACATTCTAAATGAAAAAAATACTAGTAGCAAACCGTGGCGAAATTGCCATGAGGGTAATGAAAACAGCTCAAAAAATGGGTATAAGAACTGTTGGGGTTTATTCTTCGGCCGACAGAAATGCCCCTCATGTTAAGTTTGCCGATCAAGCGGTTTGCATTGGCGAATCGCCCTCCAATCAATCGTATCTAAGAGCTGATAAAATTATAGCAGTCGCCAAACAATTCGGCGTAGATGCCATACACCCAGGCTATGGTTTTTTAAGTGAAAATGCCGATTTTGCTGAATTATGTGAAAAAAACAACATTATTTTCATTGGGCCCAAATCAAAAGCCATAAAAATCATGGGCAGTAAATTAGCGGCCAAAGAAACCGTAAAACATTACAATATCCCCATGGTTCCTGGTATTGACGAAGCCATTACCGATGTTAAAAAGGCCAAAAGCATTGCCAAAGAAATAGGCTATCCCATTCTAATAAAGGCCTCTGCTGGTGGCGGCGGAAAAGGCATGCGTGTGGTAGAAAAAGAAAGCGATATAGAATCGCAAATGCGTCGCGCTATAAGCGAGGCGACATCGGCCTTTGGCGATGGCGCTGTTTTTATAGAAAAGTACATTGCTTCTCCGAGACACATAGAAATTCAGGTCGTGGCCGATAGCCATGGTAAGGTTTTACATTTTTTCGAGCGGGAATGCAGCATCCAAAGACGGCACCAAAAAGTGGTGGAAGAAGCACCTTCGTCAATTTTAACCCCGCAATTGAGAGCAGAAATGGGCGAAGCAGCCGTTAAAGTAGCGCAATCTTGTAACTATCTAAACGCTGGAACAGTCGAGTTTTTATTAGATGAACATGGTAATTTCTATTTCCTTGAAATGAATACTAGACTGCAAGTAGAACATCCTATAACCGAATTAATTTGTGGTGTAGATTTGGTCGAACTTCAAATTAAAGTTGCTCGTGGCGAAGCGCTTAAACTAAATCAAGAAGATTTAAAAATTAACGGTCACGCGATAGAATTACGTGTTTATGCCGAAGATCCTTTAAACGATTTTTTACCAAGTGTAGGCACTCTAGAAACATATCAGTTACCTTTCGGGCAACATATTCGTGTGGATAACGGTTTTGAAGAAGGTATGGAAGTCCCAATATATTACGATCCCATGCTTGCCAAACTAATTACGTATGGAAAAACCCGGGAAGAAGCGATTCAACTCATGATACATGCCATTGAAAATTTCCATGTTGAAGGCGTAAAAACAACCCTTCCATTTGGTAAATATGTTTGTGAACACGAGGCCTTTCGTTCGGGGAATTTCGACACGCATTTTGTTAAAAATTATTATGCTCCTGAAACTTTACGAAATAAAACCAAAAATGAAGCTAAAATTGCTGCTACCTTAGCACTCAAACAATATTTAAAAGATCAAAAACAACTTCGTTTACCACATAATTAGAAAGTAAGCGACGTTGGTGTAAAAACAAAATTAGACCATAACAATCTTCCAAGCACATGAAATCCAAAATAGACATCTTAAACGAAAAACTAAATTTAGCACATTTAGGAGGTGGCCAAAAACGTATTGACAAACAGCACGCCAAAAAAAAATTAACCGCTAGAGAACGGGTAAACTATTTAATGGATGAAGGCTCTTTTGAAGAAATTGGAGCCTTAGTAACCCATAGAACTACCGATTTTGGAATGGAAAACGAGGTCTATTATGGCGATGGCGTAGTAACAGGTTACGGCACTGTAAATGGCAGACTAATATATATTTATGCCCAAGACTTTACCGTGTTTGGTGGCGCTTTATCTGAAACACACGCCGAAAAAATTTGTAAAATCATGGATTTAGCCGTTAAAGTTGGTGCGCCTATTATTGGTCTTAACGATTCTGGTGGCGCTCGTATTCAAGAAGGTGTACGTTCTTTAGGGGGTTATGCCGATATTTTTTTTAGAAATGTACAAACCTCTGGAGTGGTTCCGCAAATTTCTGCCATTATGGGCCCCTGTGCAGGCGGTGCTGTGTATTCTCCAGCCATGACAGATTTTACACTTATGGTAGAAGACACTAGTTACATGTTTGTAACTGGCCCAAATGTTGTAAAAACAGTAACTAATGAAACCGTAACGAGCGAAGAGTTAGGTGGCGCAAATACCCACGCTTCTAAATCTGGCGTGGCTCATAAAACCTCGGCCAATGATATTGAATGTTTAGAAGACATTAAAAAACTACTAAGCTATTTACCACAAAACAATACCGCTAAACCAAATGCATTAGAGTTTAAATTGGGTGAAGAAACACGAGAAGTCTTATCGAATATCGTACCAAACAACTCCAACAAACCATACGACATGCAGGCTGTGATTTCAGGTATTATTGATGACCATTCCTTTTACGAGATTCATAAAGATTATGCCGAAAATATTATTGTTGGTTTTGCTCGTTTAGCCGGAAGAAGTATTGGTATCGTAGCCAACCAACCTCAATTTTTAGCAGGCGTTTTAGATGTAAATAGCTCTAAAAAAGCAGCCCGTTTTACTCGTTTTTGCGATTGTTTTAATATTCCGTTACTAGTTTTAGTTGATGTTCCTGGGTTTTTACCGGGTACAGACCAAGAATGGAATGGTATTATTGTACACGGCGCAAAATTACTATATGCATTAAGTGAAGCTACCGTACCAAGAGTAACGGTTATTACGAGAAAAGCTTACGGTGGTGCTTATGATGTTATGAACTCCAAACACATTGGCGCCGATTTTAATTTCGCATGGCCAGGTGCAGAAATTGCAGTTATGGGAGCGAAAGGCGCAAGTGAAATTATTTTTAAAAAGGAAATCGCTAATGCCGATAATCCCATTAAAAAGCTTGCTGAAAAAGAAGCCGAATATGCCGAGAAATTTGCAAACCCCTACCGCGCTGCACAACGTGGTTTTATTGATGAAGTTATTTTGCCCAAAAACACCAGACGTAAATTAATAAAAGCCTTCGCGATGTTAGAAAACAAAAAAGTGGAAACGCCTAAAAGAAAACATGGCAACATTCCCCTATAAATTTCTAGTCGATATAGGCATTGAAACCCTTTGTTTTAAAGAAAAAAAACAAAATGGCAAATCAAAATTCCCAAATCATCCTTATATTTGCACTTTCTTAAAAATAACAACAATGCAAGACGGATTATACGCAAAATTTAACACAACAAAAGGAGAAATTCTAGTAAGCTTAGAGTACCAAAAAACACCTGGAACCGTAGGTCATTTTGTAGCCTTAGCCGAAGGAAATTTAGAGAATTCAGCCAAACCTCAAGGCACGCCATATTACAATGGACTAAAATTTCACAGGGTGATACCTGATTTCATGATACAAGGTGGATGCCCACAAGGTACAGGCACGGGTAATCCAGGATACCAGTTTGACGATGAGTTTCACCCCGATTTAAAGCATGATGGCCCTGGTATATTATCGATGGCCAACGCAGGACCAGGAACCAACGGAAGTCAATTTTTTATTACGCACGTAGAAACCTCTTGGCTAGACGGTAAGCATACGGTTTTTGGAAAAGTTCAAAACGGTCAAGACGTTGTTGATGCCATTGCTCAAGGCGATA
Encoded here:
- a CDS encoding DUF1266 domain-containing protein, producing the protein MLQNHIGELEKNPKKRKFILLEIPIRHRLLITIPQLLILLFIFIFFLVHQAPRFTNNSALFIQVPLGLGIILLAYFVYRRVSFHKNEHIHQQKKYYTFGKVKPSNTKQLEALQLIAFSRYSDGFWTDSLEHAPVEVRVDHVPNFRKKLDYFNIKTKEELISEWADAWGMISKTKYEKLYNQLLNGLHTSQFLLDYREYPEWKNRLLELTEISEDYFDSCFNTSSAQPQKLIWAWDLWRAVLLSTAAFECGFITEEKAWQNIYKASDLSHFLFDSIDDFYTNMRLGHAYWCNNEKQVFERTSQVNAFLNPKTGNERLVHTVNWTSIKNIDLPHHMADNFKSFLKDIDDNNTPSKIGFNKNQ
- a CDS encoding M42 family metallopeptidase, which produces MTKKSILNKKSMDFLEKYLNNAAPTGYEWTGQKLWMDYLKPYVDEFITDTYGSAVGVINPEAKYKVVIEGHADEISWYVNYISDNGLIYVIRNGGSDHQIAPSKVVNIHTKSGIVKGVFGWPAIHTRDKSKEEAPKPENIFIDCGCKTKEEVEKLGVHVGCVITYPDEFHILNKDNFVCRALDNRMGGFMIAEVARLLKENKKELPFGLYITNSVQEEIGLRGAEMITHTIKPNVAIVTDVTHDTTTPMIEMKKEGHLELGKGPVIAYAPAVQQKLRDLITDTAEAKKIPFQRSALSRATGTDTDAFAYSNGGVASALISLPLRYMHTTVEMVHKEDVENVIKLIYETLLNIKSGETFSYFE
- a CDS encoding NUDIX hydrolase, which gives rise to MDEIIDIVTSNGNPTGKSAPKSIVHQKGYYHNTAHVWFYTTNGKILLSQRSSKKILYPLLWDVSVAGHIDAGETIKQGAIREIKEEIGLEVSEDDLNKIGVFNCFKSYDNGILDNEFHHTFISNLKVSLSQLTIQAEEVEALKLVSTNNFKRLLNTIGNNNNHFVASNKSYYETVLHHIEQAMTRK
- a CDS encoding acetyl-CoA carboxylase biotin carboxyl carrier protein subunit yields the protein MSQTFKTNVNATFDFEINKDAVSNLDVIQISDSKQHVIHQNTSYHIEILESDFNNKFYQIKVNNTLYKVSIFNDLDILIDDMGFSVSASKQVNFIKAPMPGLILDLRAQVNQEVKENDTLIILEAMKMENMITSPRDGIIKSIAVKQGDAVEKNQLLIEFE
- the accC gene encoding acetyl-CoA carboxylase biotin carboxylase subunit, with protein sequence MKKILVANRGEIAMRVMKTAQKMGIRTVGVYSSADRNAPHVKFADQAVCIGESPSNQSYLRADKIIAVAKQFGVDAIHPGYGFLSENADFAELCEKNNIIFIGPKSKAIKIMGSKLAAKETVKHYNIPMVPGIDEAITDVKKAKSIAKEIGYPILIKASAGGGGKGMRVVEKESDIESQMRRAISEATSAFGDGAVFIEKYIASPRHIEIQVVADSHGKVLHFFERECSIQRRHQKVVEEAPSSILTPQLRAEMGEAAVKVAQSCNYLNAGTVEFLLDEHGNFYFLEMNTRLQVEHPITELICGVDLVELQIKVARGEALKLNQEDLKINGHAIELRVYAEDPLNDFLPSVGTLETYQLPFGQHIRVDNGFEEGMEVPIYYDPMLAKLITYGKTREEAIQLMIHAIENFHVEGVKTTLPFGKYVCEHEAFRSGNFDTHFVKNYYAPETLRNKTKNEAKIAATLALKQYLKDQKQLRLPHN
- a CDS encoding acyl-CoA carboxylase subunit beta, which gives rise to MKSKIDILNEKLNLAHLGGGQKRIDKQHAKKKLTARERVNYLMDEGSFEEIGALVTHRTTDFGMENEVYYGDGVVTGYGTVNGRLIYIYAQDFTVFGGALSETHAEKICKIMDLAVKVGAPIIGLNDSGGARIQEGVRSLGGYADIFFRNVQTSGVVPQISAIMGPCAGGAVYSPAMTDFTLMVEDTSYMFVTGPNVVKTVTNETVTSEELGGANTHASKSGVAHKTSANDIECLEDIKKLLSYLPQNNTAKPNALEFKLGEETREVLSNIVPNNSNKPYDMQAVISGIIDDHSFYEIHKDYAENIIVGFARLAGRSIGIVANQPQFLAGVLDVNSSKKAARFTRFCDCFNIPLLVLVDVPGFLPGTDQEWNGIIVHGAKLLYALSEATVPRVTVITRKAYGGAYDVMNSKHIGADFNFAWPGAEIAVMGAKGASEIIFKKEIANADNPIKKLAEKEAEYAEKFANPYRAAQRGFIDEVILPKNTRRKLIKAFAMLENKKVETPKRKHGNIPL